In a genomic window of Erinaceus europaeus chromosome 12, mEriEur2.1, whole genome shotgun sequence:
- the EIF1 gene encoding eukaryotic translation initiation factor 1 produces MSAIQNLHSFDPFADASKGDDLLPAGTEDYIHIRIQQRNGRKTLTTVQGIADDYDKKKLVKAFKKKFACNGTVIEHPEYGEVIQLQGDQRKNICQFLVEIGLAKDDQLKVHGF; encoded by the exons ATGTCCGCTATCCAGAACCTCCACTCTTTCG ACCCCTTTGCTGATGCAAGTAAGGGTGATGACCTGCTTCCTGCTGGCACTGAGGATTATATCCATATAAGAATTCAACAGAGAAACGGCAGGAAGACCCTTACTACTGTCCAAGGGATCGCTGATGATTACGATAAAAAGAAGCTAGTGAAGGCGTTTAAGAAG AAATTTGCCTGCAATGGTACTGTAATTGAGCATCCAGAATATGGAGAAGTAATTCAGCTACAGGGTGACCAGCGCAAGAACATATGCCAGTTCCTTGTCGAG ATTGGACTGGCTAAGGACGACCAGCTGAAGGTTCATGGGTTTTAA